ACACCATGCTGATAAGTAACTGAACCTGAACTAACGGAACAAGAAAGTAATCAGAACTGCAATGATGCCGAAGGTAATCAGATCATGTTTTTCTTTACCCCAAAACCGTAGAACAGTTGTTCTGTGGTAATTTTCAATCTTTCACTAATTAAGGTATATGTACAATGGatcaaaataaaaagaaaatacagtACTCGGGTCATGTTGGCGTTGTCCCAGAAAGGGATTACCTGAAGAACCTGACGCATGGCTTGGATTTGCTTCCCGCGCCTGCTTCAAACGCCTCCGGCACTGTACACCAAAACAATCGATCATGCGGTTCCAAGTTCAGTATACGCATCGCAGAATGGAAAATCTGGAGAGGAAACGAGCAAGCCAGTTTCGTCTGCACTCACTCGGCTCGCTCACCTCGGTTTCGCCGAGGCAATTCCGGATCCCCTATGCCTCCAGGAGCACCTCCAGGAACCCACAGTGCGGCATCATCGGGGTGCTTGGCCAAGTCGGCGTGGGCGGGCAGCAGCTTGCATGCCTCCAAGCTGCCGACGGCGAGCAGGAGCCCCCTCGAGTACGTCATCCTCTTCGTCCGCCTCGCGATGACGtcgttcctctcctcctcccttgcAACGATCGGCCGGTCAGATGAATCAATTGACAGACGGCGGTCGCTGTATGAACGAGCGTACCTCGTCGTGGCTACGGAGGGAGGAATAGCGGCATCATCACGAGGCGCCGAGGCCGAGCTCATCTCGCCGGCGGCGGGAACTCAGCCTAGTACGGCCGGGGAGGAGGGAGGCAAGTGGACGTACGGCCGGCGGCGCCCCTCCTATGCTAGGGAGCTTACTGTATTAAAATGCACCCAGGAACGAGGCGTCGCTTGTGACTTTGATCCATAGCGACGATTGGCTGGCGCAACTGGTTCAGCCAGCCGATGCACGCGCGAGATGCAGCGGAGCTTCTTCAACTTCCACAGGAGCTGCACGAGCGTTCGTTCGTGCGGATCTTCTCCCCAGGCTTATTAATGTGAGAGCAGAGCACAAACGTTGAGCCCGAGCCGGGAATCGTGCTGTTGGTCAGTGTTGCGACCCTGCAACTTAAAATGTCTCCCCCGGCCTCGGCAACATCACGGGGAGGTTCAGGTTTCAACATGAAAGTTCAGAGGCCGACTTGTTCGAGTATATCAAGTTCAGGTCAGTCAGATACTTCAGGAAATGAACATGTCAAGCTTTCTACTAAAACCACAACAGGCTGATAAAAGTCATGACAGATATGAAATCCATAAAATCGATGGCATAATCTCAGGGACAGTCAGAAAATCCATCATCAGCCCTCAAGGTTCAGAGTTACACCGACTAATCGCTACTACAAATCACGTTGGGTGGGTAGATCAACCTCACGCGGCAGCCGACTTGCGCAGCTCGTTCTCGCCATGGGCAAAGTGGCATCTGTCGCCAAACGTGCACGATCCTTTCGTGAAGTTGTCGCACAGCTTGGTCTTGAAGTTGCTTCCCtgcccaccgccgccgccgccgcggtgagATCCTCCAGCCAGGATCACGCCCGGCGGAGGGGCGTTGGCGCCGCCGCTGATCCTGAAGATCAACTCCCTGAGCATGGCGCTGGCGTTGTTGATCTGATCAAACGTGCCCTCGAGCTCAATGTTTTTCAAGGCTTCGTTTGATTCGTGGTCCCGGATGGCCAGCTTGGCCCCGGTGACTCGGGATATCTGCTTTGTGTTGACTCCACCCCGCCCGATGATGGCGCCTGCGAGGGATGCATCGACACTGACCTTGGCTGTGGAGGACGCCCCGAAACCTGCTGGAGTGGCCATGCCAGGGCTGGGCATTGCCGGAGGTCCAAAGTGACCGGTGGGCCTTGGTCCCATATGGGGTGGCATGGAGTTGTTGATGAACGTCTGCTTGCCGAGCTCCCTCTCACCATGTGCAAAGTGGCACTTGTCGCCCCATTTGCATCCCTCTGCAGTGTTATACTTGTTGCACAATTTAGTCTTGACAGTTGGTGTAGGGTGGCCATCTGGAACAGCAGATCCTGTGGGCATTCTTCCTTGGGGGTGTGCAAATGCTTGGCCACCCAGGTTGCTCATCTTTGCAACAGCCTGGTGGCCACCGGGGAAGTAATGGAGGAAATGGCAACCCTCGCCAAAGGGGCAACCAGAGGTACTGCACAGTGAGAATAATATGTGGGTAAGTAATTTAATTAGAAAAAAAGTTCATTTAAGCGCAACTGATATTGACTAGGAAGACTCGGACATATGAATTCATAAGCCAAAAGGCTCATGAATATGATTACAAGTGTTGATAACATCTGAAGAACAATAAACATTCTAGGGCAAACTTTGCTGAACCCAATATACTTTGTGGACTACAATCCAAATGAACCGAAGAAAAGTTCTACAGTGACTGCTATATACAGTGAAAACAATCTACAGTTCAAATGTTTGTTGATGATAATGATTTCTTTGTGTTGGCTCATTCTGCATCACCAAATCACAGGCAGTTTGGAGGACAAGAAACTATTCATGTGTGTTTCGGCAAGAGAAGAAATTGAACAGTTCCATAGTCAACATTCTCTGTTATATGTGTCTTCATCAAAGTACTTAAATACTGATGTTTGTTGAATGTCTGTTTCAGGGAGGCTCTCTTACGGATCATAAGTTCAAATTTTGTTACTCCCTCATGATTAAGTATCACAAGCTTGTGATGCTTCAGTGACTCAACAAGCAACTGTTGATGGACATATAATTTAAAACCATACAGTAAAACTTCATGCATgtaccaaatgttagagtaaatAGTATATATCAAGAAGGATATATGTGGCAGAATTTCAGGTGTCCAACTCATATATTCAATCTTCTTTTCTCTCAATTCGATAAGAGGCTGTATCATGATATTACTGGCAGAATTTCAAGTGTCCAACTCATATATTCAATCTTCTTTTCTCTCAATTTGATAAGAGGCTGTATCATACGATACTACTGGCTGGTTGTTCGTCTGAAAAGAAGTTACATATCCTTATACTGTTCTTGCACTTTCACATATTCAGAAGCGATTTTGCACAGCCCATGCACATTCCAATTTTTACTCCAGTGGAAGTTCTTAAGCTTGGATTAGGGAGAACCTGTCGCACAATCTTGCTTAAATGATTTGTTAGCAGCAAGCATTCTTTCACAGATAAAAGTAAAGTTTTAACAAAATAACAGGTATGCAGAATAAATGTTACCAGGTGGAGTTCATTTTAAGTTGGACTATAACCTGAAAAATTTGGTGCATGGCTTCGATTTGCTTCCTACACCGGTTTGAAATGACTCCGATTCTGTTGAATCAAATTAATTATGTGCGCCAAGTTAATAAGCTGTTGATTAACTAATCGCGATGCATAAAAGGACATTAATAGGCTGTTGCCTAATTGTACTACAATATAGTGCACTAATCGAAGCATAGACTACTAGTAGGAACTTTTCAGCTTGAACTAGTATCCAGCACTGAGAGCCTCGCTCCAAACTCCAGGCGAATTGTTGAGTAGGGAGCGAGGGCATGCCAAGTATTAATGCGCAGACTCCAGAAAAGAAGAGGGAGCCAGCTCCAATGGAGCAACGCAACAATACGCGACAATTAATAGGCGAATATTCATGTGCTCGGGTAAAATTACTGATCCCCAACAAACCAGCATGCGGCGAATTGGCATATCTTAAGCAACACGAGCTTCTGAATATCCCCGAAACCCAACCATGGAGAAGTACAGATCCCATCAGGCCACCGCAGCACCGCTTCCACCGAAAAAGATACGAAACCCTAACCTAGCAACAGAGCAACTGAGCGGCATTCCCCAAGAACACTGAGCCGGAAGCTTCACCGGACTAAACAAGCAGGGCGTCCTAGAGAAGCCGCCGGGGAAGATGATTTAGGGCAGGGCTCCACCCGACTCACCTCGCGTGCGCTTGCCTCCGACGGCGGCGCCATCGGCCGTGCCCCTCTTGCGGCCGCCGCCTTCCATCGCTGCGTGCGCGCGCGCGGTAGCTCCGGCGAGCTTGGCTAGGGTTTGTGGCCTGTGAGTGGTGGCGGCGAGCAGGGGCGGAGGGAGGCTACCGGAACGGCACGGCAGGGTCGCTAAAGAGATCCGGACGGAGGAGTGAGGAAAGGCTTAAAAGGCGACCGGTCGGATAGGCTACGGGCGCGGTGTTCGGTCGGACGGCCGGGCCGGATGGTTTGTGAAAACATTTTAAtacttttttgttttttttctcttCTCCGTCTCTTTGTTTCGTGGTACCCAAATTTTGAGAACATGGTGTTGGGTTGGACGGCCGGGCCGGATGGTTCGAGAAGATATtttaatattttttgttttttcttctcCTCTCCGTCTCTTTGTTTCGTAGTACCTAAATTTTTGAAATCTAATCGGCCCACAATCACACTCCACTATGAAACGTGGGAGCTTGTCAAAATGACATAATTTCATGTAGGATGATAGTAATATCCATTCACTTAATGTAAGAAACGAATTAGAAGGGTCGACACATTTCTATGAACAAATCATATCCGTTTCACAAAAACCTCTCATGTGTTACTCCATGTATGCTGCTTTCTTTCATATTTGAAACCATTGACACTCCACCCTTTGGGTTGTCGTTCGTTCATAAGCTCGTAGCCCGTTGCAAATGTGCCATGATATCACTCAGAACTTTGCCGTCAACTCGGCTCATCCTTCGCCAACCATCCCCTTTCATGCTCATGTGATCCCTCCAGGGGCTTCCCAGTCACCGTCTCCCATGGAGTTGCCACACCATCTTCTGCTCTCACCTTCTTTAATGCCCTGGCAGCTACCCCCCTCGTGTGGCGCCACTACTCCGTTTCGTGCAACGAAGATGAGGAACACTACAGAAAAATAGGACGGGGGTTGAACTTGAGGCTGGATTTCCACATCCATATTTCTCATCACACAAGTGATACTATGTGAATGCTTATGGTGACGAGAATCATGACGTGGTGGGCGGTACCTCCTGAATGGCATTCTTGTGCCGGCGGAACGACAAGGAGCTTAGGGAGGGGGGCTCTTCATCGTTGTTTGCCGCTATGTCGACGACGACGTACGCATGGGATTTCTTCCCCTTCACCATTGGTGACGTCACCGGGGAAGTGCCTAGCCGGTACAACAACTTCTTGGTCTTCGACTACCCACATGACTCATCTACCACATTTTAATCCGCGGTTTTTCTTGTTTTCTAAGGTGATCTTCATAGGGTATAGGATGATCATCTTTGATGATTATCAACATGGGTGCGCGGCAAGGGAGTTCACCAAGCATGGCATGCAACACTCCAACCCATGGACATCTCCCAAGTATGCAAATGTCATTACCCCTTCAACACATTCAGCTTCCTCTCTTGCCCCCCGGGTTGGATCAAAGATCGAATCCTTTCCTCCAAGCTGGCCATTTTATGCTCTTTTTGTGTTTTGTGTTTTGAGTTTTTTTTGTGTTCACTTACTTAATTTCCCCATGTGGGTCATTATGCTGAATCGACAAGGTGTACCTCTTTCCCAGAATATGAAATGACGACGTCGAAGTTGCAACACAACACAGGAGAACTGCAACAACCTTGACCCATTGGATTTGTGATTGCTACGACATGAAAGAACATGGGGCCATGGATGGAGGAGGGAGGCGGTGGGAGGTGGGCAggctgaaagatcgtggatgtcgcctagagggggggtgaataggcgctttaaaataattacggtttaggcttgaacaaatgcggaataaacctagcggttaatttgacaagcacaaaacctacaacaactaggctcacctatgtgcaccaacaacttatgctaagcaagataaacaactaagtgatagcaagatatatgacaagaaacaatatggctatcacaaagtaaagtgcgtaagtaaagggttcggttcagagataaccgaggcacgtggagacgacgatgtatcccgaagttcacacccttgcggatgctaatctccgtttggagcggtgtggaggcacaatgctccccaagaagccactagggccaccgtaatctcctcacgccctcgcacaatgcaagatgccgtgattccactaagggacccttgagggcggtcaccgaacccgtacaaatggcaacccttgggggcggtcaccgaacccgtacactttggcaacccttgggggcggtcaccggtacccgtcaaattgctcggggcgatctccacaacctaattggagaccccgacgcttgcccggagctttacaccacaatgattgagctccgaacaccaccaaccgtctagggcgcccaagcacccaagaggaacaagctcaagggtaccaagcacccaagagtaataagcttctcaacttgtaacttccacgtatcaccgtggagaactcaaaccgatgcaccaaatgcaatggcaagggcacacggagtgcccaagtccctcTCTCTCagatcccaccgaagcaactaatgctagggaggaaaatgagaggaagaacaagaaggagaacaccaagaactccaagatctagatccaatgggttcccctcacatagaggagaaagtgattggtggaaatgtggatctagatctcctctctcttttccctcaaaaactagcaagaatccatggagggattgagagatagcaagctcgaagaaggtcaacaatgggggaagaacacgagctcaaaggataaggttcaatggggaagaagacccccttttatagaaggggaaaaatccaaccgttatgtgctcagcccgcacacgagcggaactaccgctccacgagcggtactaccgctctggcggaagaggcagggaaaaggagcaaccaaacatgaaccttggggcggtagtaccgcttataagcggtactaccgcgcaccccagcggtactaccgctggaggagcagaacacgggaccaaagatgcagtagcggtactaccgcccgaccggagcggtactaccgcttataggcggtacttaccgcccatcagggcggtactaccgcttataggtggaactgccgtgccttactaccgtgcaactactgcaaaactcgacacgaaaaatgcaagacccaaaatcgaggcggtaccagcgcggaaccgtagccgtactaccgcttatggccataggcggtactaccgctttggacagcggtactaccgcttggggcaataagcggtactgccgctctggccgcggtactaccgctaggaagccaaaactgccataacttctgcataagagctccgaattgagcaaactcaagcttattggattgagaaagacgagtagcatcaaaacagcgactggttatagtaagaagaggcaggggaggtatgccaaaaaatagaggagtgaaacctccaaccaagaagaaccggcataacctccaacatcgaaaacatcatagaagatgcgagtgaactccgttttcgatgaactcgagcttgtcatcaagatgaccataagctccaaaactcacaaagagaagaaccaaacaagaaccaacaaaggtgatgcaaggatgcaatggtttgagctctctatgaacgatacgatcaagctactcatcgagagccccccttgatagtatgacaatcgatcctataacccggtctcccaactaccatcatgagaccggtaaaatagaaaacctatcaagagcaaacctttgccttgcacatggtccacttgagctagatgatgacgatcttgactccctcaagttggaccacctttcttggttgtgttggctcgatgaagactagttgattgctcccccatactccactatgggtgagccactcttccgcacatcttcacaagtccattatcaccacaatggacggcaagcttcaagcatttgatctcttcatgatgcttcacttgaacttgcgcaccgcaacatcttcacaagtccattgtcgccacaatggatggcaagcttcaagcatttgatctcttcatgatgcttcacttgaacttgcacaccgcaacctaaccccacaaagaactctcacgaagatcatgggttagtacacaaagcgtaatcgacaatgcttaccacaccatgggatcgcttgatccctctcggtacatcttgtgcgctttgtgtgttgatcaacttgattcactcttgacttagtcttgatcaaccttgactctttccaactctcttcatttggatgatgtcttgaaggtaaacatgaatgatcacacaatcttcttcttcaagacatgcttgcaataagttctactctcacatgaccaatctttggataattccttaataacaccttggtcaccacataaactccttgaaaccaacacatggacttcaagaaatgcctatggacaaatccttcaaatataactcaaggcaaccattagtccatagagattgtcatcaattaccaaaaccaaacatgggggcaccgcatgttctttcacagGCGCTCTACGTCGAAAGCGGTGAACCCTAGCGAGTAGCGAGAGAGAGAAGAGGCGAGCGAGAAGTGTGCTCTCTGGACTGGGCTATCTCCGGGATAATTACACACCAATCTTAGAGCACACATGTAAGAAAGGGGCTTGAGAAATGCGGTAAGCCAGTCTGGACTAGCCTTTTTCTCATAGCGCATCATATTCGAGTTATTTTCAACTTCAATTGCCTGAGTCTGAACCAAAAAGCCAGAAAATACTGACCCTTAAATCATATGTAACCAATAATGGTTACAAATTACACCATTCTTCAATAGTATGCCACTTCCAAACCGGTACGAGTCAACCAGGAAGAGTACAAAATATGTGTGAAACGCTAAATATCTTCATTGTGGTGACATAAAGAGAAGCGATTATTGGAAACAACACTAGGGCGATCCAACGCATAGCTGGTGATTCACCACAGCAGTGTAAAAGCTCAATCATCTTTGAGCTTAGGCTTTTACTTTAGCATGCCTCTCGCAGAAAGATTTCAGCCTTTCCAGGCCATCCTCAAGAGATGGCAGGTCAATGGCGAAAGTGATCCGAACCCAATCCTTCATTCCCAGTGCAGTACCTGCAAAAAATTCATGTACATCAGGGAAGATTTGAGCAACGGAGTAGCAGCACATTTTTTTCCCAACTTTGTGTTGTTGCTGTGTACATTTGTTTTAGTTCTTGAGGAATTTCTTTCAGAATGAAGTTTTAGCTATATATGGCCTGCCAGAAAATTTGTGAATGGTGAAAGTGACTTCTAACATTCTTCAGTAAGTACTATTTTTTGAACTCGGCGTTCTTTAGTAAATCCATTTAGTAtaaattttatttgcattttagCATGTCTATGTCATAAAGATGGTAAAATTGCAGAGTTGTAATAGGGCAAAAAACTAACTTTTTAGAACGAGCTCCCAACCCATAATTGGGAAGGCAAGGTTGGTTTTGTAAAATCTATTTTATAAGTAGTTTCTTCTATAACAATCACCCAATAATATCATGAAACTAGTAATATACTCCATCCTTTAGAAATGTATAATGCAGATAAACATTTCTAGGGTCATCATGTCTGGTCCAGTTCATTAATTCTTTGTATATAATTTGGTCCTTACTTGGTAAGTACTTAAGACTCTTGTATATTGAAACAGACGGATTTTTCCAACAGAGGGAGCCGGTCTTGCAAACTAGAAACTCAACATATATACTTACCTTGGAAACATAGTCTTCTATTTATTCTTTCCACCTTATCAAATTGATACAACAACAAAAGAGTTTCAACATATATAGAACTTCACCTGGTAAAACTATTACAGATTCTTCTTTTGCCAGCCTGCAGCAGAAATCTATATCATCAGAAAAGCCATCCAAGAAAGAGAGGTCCAACTTAGCCTGAAAAACAAGCATCAACTCAGAATTATATCCTCACTGGACTAGAATACAACTTAACCAGCTGATCTAGAGCATGTTAACCTGCGCATTTCCTTACCATCACAAACATTGATCCCTCCGGTTTGTGCGGACATGTAATGCCCCTGATGTCCTTTATTTTACCGTAACATAAATCTGCCGAGTTTCTTAATAAATCAAGAATTTTGTTGAAGTATTCTTCCTTTGTGTTAGCTATAATTTGAGGGACTGCTCCCTGTGATAAACAATTATTTAGAGTGTAAGACACTTGCTGCAAACTTATGGCGTGAGAGATAGACGTACATCGGTAAATCATATTATCTTAAACAACATGTGTGGAAATGAATAGATATTTATTCAAAAAGTGGAAATGATAAGGCATATATGTACCTGAATGAATGTTGCAGGATCACTTGTGATGTTAATATAGTTTTGAATTGACTGGTCAATCTGTTAGGAGAACAAAGATAAGTAACCAAGCCACACAACCGGGTGATAATATTAAGACTGCCAACATGACCTTTCAGAAGGACTCGGTACACATCGATAGCAAAAACTAAAACATAGCAAAAACTTTAGGAGGGTACAGAGAAATTTCCGCAATTGTACTCCGAAACTCAGTTACGAACGAAACAACATGTAAGTATGGCATAGTATGTTGCTTTGAACTCGCCCAAATTTTCAAGCCAGTATGGCACAAAAACAACTAACTCAAGTTTTGGTATCAACTAACTATTTTAGACAGGATGAGGCGCAAAATTTATATACAATGGATTGGCCATTCGCCACAGCCAGAATGCAAATACCAAAATAGAAGATGCATCCAATTGTAGATCAAACGTTCACCTTGGTTTCCTTTAAGATGCCATTTGGGTCACACGTTGCGATCCATCCAAGTCGCCAACCAGGCACAAGCCATCTTTTAGATATAGCTCCCAAGGTGATGACTGGGACCGTCTTGCCAAAAACGCCCATCGGTATAAAAGGCTTACTCCCAAATGCCAAGTGGTCGTATACCTCATCAGCAATTATCAATATGCCAAGTTCTCCTGCGGTTTCTGCAATCTGCTCATTGCAAGTACATGTTGGGTAAACTGCATCAGATACAAAACAGTAGTGAACACACTGTAGACTGACTTACTTTTTCTAGGAACATATACTCACTTGGGCCAAATGATCATGTGAGTAGACACTCCCACAAGGGTTACTGGGATTGATGATGAGCATCGCAACCGTGTTCTCATCAGCGATAGCCTTCACAGACTCGAGGTCTGCCTCCCAGCCTCTTTCGGGGACGAGGTCGAAATATCGAACCTCTAGCTCACTGAATGTGGTCCGCGACTCGTACATCGGAAACCCGGGTCTTGGGAGCAAGATGTTAGCCCCGGGCTGGGCAAGAACAGAGATCATGATCTCGATGGCCTGGACGCATCCGGAGGTGAGGTAGATATCATCTGGCGAAAGCTCATAAGGAAGGTCTCGAGACAGGTACTCTGCAATAGCACTGTGTTTTGGCAAACAGATATGAGATGCTCTGTCCTGGGATGGCAACTTTTGGATACAGATAATGTGATCTTGGCCAGCAAAATTTTGGACAAACTAAATGTTACAGGCTGAAAATTTGGGAAAAATTATAAATGAACTACCTCAAGCCAATAAATTCAGTTACTCGGATGAAACGTGTTCAAAAGAAGTAGTCCTAGATTAGTAGATTGTGTTGTTCTGTACTACTGCGAAATACATCAAACAGGGTAAGTGCATTTATGAGAACACTCCTATATTCCAGACGACTGGATAGTTTCCTTTCCTGGCCATACATGGAGGAGATTGAGTGCTAGCCACACACCGATGCTGGCGGAGTAGCCGGCCCGTGGGTGTGGGTGGGTGGACGTGCTCACCTGCGCGCCTGGGGCACACCGACGGTGGGGGAGTAGCCGTTGTGCTTCCTGGAGCGGAGCGCGTCCACGACGGCGTCCTCGGCCTCCGGCGCGGTCCGGAAGCAGGCGGAGGAGGTGGGGTCGCCGTGGCCGAGCGGCACGACGGGGCGCGTCCCGGACGCGTCGACGGACGAGTTGAGACGGTTGAGCACCGAGCGGATGCTCATG
The sequence above is a segment of the Aegilops tauschii subsp. strangulata cultivar AL8/78 chromosome 6, Aet v6.0, whole genome shotgun sequence genome. Coding sequences within it:
- the LOC109749925 gene encoding zinc finger CCCH domain-containing protein 14, which produces MEGGGRKRGTADGAAVGGKRTRESESFQTGVGSKSKPCTKFFSTSGCPFGEGCHFLHYFPGGHQAVAKMSNLGGQAFAHPQGRMPTGSAVPDGHPTPTVKTKLCNKYNTAEGCKWGDKCHFAHGERELGKQTFINNSMPPHMGPRPTGHFGPPAMPSPGMATPAGFGASSTAKVSVDASLAGAIIGRGGVNTKQISRVTGAKLAIRDHESNEALKNIELEGTFDQINNASAMLRELIFRISGGANAPPPGVILAGGSHRGGGGGGQGSNFKTKLCDNFTKGSCTFGDRCHFAHGENELRKSAAA
- the LOC109749918 gene encoding nicotianamine aminotransferase 1; this translates as MANNGSSSRRGDGDVGATPSRWHFFRPTAGTPLAAAGSMSIRSVLNRLNSSVDASGTRPVVPLGHGDPTSSACFRTAPEAEDAVVDALRSRKHNGYSPTVGVPQARSAIAEYLSRDLPYELSPDDIYLTSGCVQAIEIMISVLAQPGANILLPRPGFPMYESRTTFSELEVRYFDLVPERGWEADLESVKAIADENTVAMLIINPSNPCGSVYSHDHLAQIAETAGELGILIIADEVYDHLAFGSKPFIPMGVFGKTVPVITLGAISKRWLVPGWRLGWIATCDPNGILKETKIDQSIQNYINITSDPATFIQGAVPQIIANTKEEYFNKILDLLRNSADLCYGKIKDIRGITCPHKPEGSMFVMAKLDLSFLDGFSDDIDFCCRLAKEESVIVLPGTALGMKDWVRITFAIDLPSLEDGLERLKSFCERHAKVKA